A region of Aliivibrio fischeri DNA encodes the following proteins:
- a CDS encoding TadE family protein, protein MRNKQNGSASIEFVMGFMAFWFMCMAWVEMSYMSYISAINDLAISEVSRSAKKGEERYLDIVDEVLYRDNSIWNTVISADNFRVSIQYLPTIEALESEKKGCPIPEGQRTRECGEEGNNALAIYRIDYDFHPIFSYVFSRSANLSREMIVVQEYERSQFEI, encoded by the coding sequence ATGAGAAATAAACAAAACGGTTCAGCTTCTATTGAATTTGTAATGGGTTTTATGGCGTTTTGGTTTATGTGTATGGCATGGGTTGAAATGAGTTACATGTCTTATATTTCAGCCATAAATGACCTCGCGATTTCAGAAGTATCTCGAAGTGCTAAGAAAGGTGAAGAGCGTTATTTAGATATTGTTGATGAGGTTTTATATCGTGATAACAGCATTTGGAACACGGTGATCTCTGCGGATAATTTTAGAGTATCAATCCAGTATCTACCGACTATTGAAGCTTTAGAATCAGAGAAGAAAGGATGCCCAATCCCTGAAGGGCAACGAACTCGAGAGTGTGGAGAAGAGGGTAATAATGCACTAGCAATTTATCGAATTGACTATGATTTTCATCCTATTTTCTCTTATGTATTTAGTCGCTCAGCTAATTTGAGCCGTGAAATGATAGTGGTGCAAGAGTATGAACGATCGCAATTTGAAATCTAA
- a CDS encoding ATP-binding protein, translated as MEILGNTLENSFRFASTKIVITIKQYSNDYILSIENDGPSIPEEQKESLFLRGVRADKLNAGTGLGLALCADIIEKYNGSIWFDTPENKRLGALLKIKLPI; from the coding sequence ATGGAAATACTAGGTAACACACTAGAGAATAGTTTTCGATTCGCATCGACAAAGATCGTTATTACCATTAAACAATATAGTAACGATTATATATTAAGCATTGAAAATGATGGCCCATCAATTCCTGAAGAACAAAAAGAATCGTTATTTTTACGAGGCGTTAGAGCTGATAAACTGAATGCAGGAACCGGATTAGGACTTGCTTTATGCGCTGATATTATTGAGAAATATAATGGAAGTATTTGGTTTGACACTCCAGAAAATAAACGTTTAGGTGCACTACTAAAAATAAAGCTACCTATTTAG
- a CDS encoding PilZ domain-containing protein, translated as MQQEEYQSYVEQLIPVFGEPDFNLVCEQVMSHEHPSVHLIVKIELKRIMAPCTKHIDLRGRVKGQCHQYELDGYTHWLDDVAINTYHKSIERFGSYTVGVWEALTNTRNNFRVLHKNKEQLAATDDKDENNLFKAKLIRFGHYLTRSENRLRMSTQVTVLLPNGNLIHGTSSDLSSSGARIKVPTAFEYGLGQIIQVSFPNLAKDTGIKELNGDFPYRILGIHDSEESDSYRWLRLKMESNHDVIAQAIEEKLNKNKRRTVHDQKDQIVRARTQGYEHCFLKHTTNIPLFFSGDTLKYAVITDHNESLWKHWHDEKNQPVIHHLFKSERMQFLTKPGLRASRTHFYSFKHDHEDKELFYSMMSSEATQQERQLFWHVGAKRKSWKVIRLSLFELEKGDKERLLTVAPEMEKVLATLTHMGILTELSLPDTQKDYLLTEKPNLEAKVLNPYRHSLTPMAQDPALYYDSTPRRTEPRFNYETLITLTHPTIGEIKGRTQDISTNGLSILLDKPALLTKKSDVKITFNELQSLDKNTPLSRITYRVLKVNSNGLNLQLQIEDSLQTQKSKAFLSRLIQHNIERLPVDYEQLPSIDMLKIMHQLLLNKLTTTPFFIEKDNHKIKTRCIGVNFPLNRLNKIWLQLGNEQHLNLEPIFKSRVQQLLVNPLKTPANQRSHHHEIYIAVVIKDGKIKSVFTRMLQEFSSYNDRLTFIKKAKEHGEFLAIRVTTTAVKNALSTTSEVELSQLAQYAIHYARALEDELSSIVGCGEIADITDEVLIRLELG; from the coding sequence ATGCAGCAAGAAGAATATCAAAGCTACGTAGAACAACTTATTCCCGTATTTGGTGAACCTGATTTTAATCTGGTTTGCGAACAAGTTATGTCTCATGAACATCCATCAGTGCATTTAATTGTAAAAATTGAATTAAAACGCATCATGGCACCTTGCACCAAACATATTGATTTACGAGGTCGAGTAAAAGGCCAGTGTCACCAATATGAGTTGGATGGATACACTCACTGGCTTGATGATGTTGCAATTAATACCTATCACAAAAGTATTGAGCGCTTCGGTAGCTATACCGTTGGTGTATGGGAAGCCTTAACCAATACACGTAATAACTTTCGTGTTCTTCATAAAAATAAAGAACAATTAGCTGCGACTGATGATAAAGACGAAAACAATCTATTCAAAGCCAAATTAATTCGATTTGGACACTACCTAACCCGTAGTGAAAACCGTCTGCGCATGTCAACACAAGTTACGGTACTGTTACCTAATGGAAATTTAATCCATGGAACTAGCAGCGATCTTTCTTCTTCTGGTGCTCGAATCAAAGTGCCTACTGCTTTTGAGTATGGTTTGGGACAAATCATACAAGTTAGCTTCCCAAACCTTGCAAAAGACACCGGCATAAAAGAACTCAATGGCGACTTCCCTTACCGTATTCTTGGTATTCACGACAGTGAAGAAAGTGATAGTTATCGATGGTTACGATTAAAAATGGAATCAAACCACGATGTTATTGCTCAAGCCATTGAAGAGAAACTAAATAAAAATAAACGACGAACCGTACATGATCAAAAAGATCAAATAGTTCGAGCTCGTACACAAGGCTATGAGCACTGTTTTTTAAAACATACCACTAATATCCCTCTTTTCTTTTCTGGGGATACCTTGAAGTATGCCGTTATTACTGATCACAATGAATCACTTTGGAAGCACTGGCACGATGAAAAAAATCAGCCTGTAATCCATCATTTATTTAAATCAGAACGTATGCAGTTTTTAACCAAGCCAGGGTTAAGAGCCAGTCGTACTCATTTTTACAGTTTTAAACACGATCATGAAGATAAAGAACTCTTCTACTCCATGATGTCATCAGAAGCCACGCAACAAGAACGCCAACTCTTTTGGCATGTGGGAGCTAAAAGAAAGAGTTGGAAAGTCATTCGTCTTTCTCTTTTCGAATTAGAAAAAGGAGACAAAGAACGCTTATTAACCGTCGCTCCTGAAATGGAAAAAGTACTGGCTACTTTAACGCACATGGGGATCTTAACTGAACTCAGTTTACCTGATACTCAGAAAGATTACTTATTAACAGAAAAACCAAACCTTGAAGCAAAGGTATTAAATCCATACCGCCATTCTTTGACGCCAATGGCTCAAGATCCTGCGTTATATTACGATTCAACGCCTCGTAGAACTGAACCAAGATTTAATTACGAAACCTTAATTACTCTGACTCACCCTACAATTGGTGAAATCAAAGGAAGAACTCAAGATATTTCAACCAATGGCTTATCGATATTACTCGATAAACCCGCTTTGCTAACCAAAAAATCTGATGTAAAAATAACGTTTAATGAACTGCAAAGCCTTGATAAAAACACACCATTAAGCCGTATTACTTATCGAGTCCTAAAAGTAAATTCAAATGGATTGAATCTTCAGCTACAAATTGAAGACAGTTTACAAACTCAAAAAAGCAAGGCTTTCTTAAGTCGATTAATACAGCACAACATAGAAAGACTTCCTGTTGATTATGAACAGCTTCCATCGATTGATATGCTGAAAATAATGCATCAATTATTACTGAATAAACTAACAACAACGCCTTTCTTTATTGAAAAGGATAACCATAAAATTAAAACGCGTTGTATTGGGGTTAACTTCCCTTTAAATCGATTAAATAAAATCTGGCTACAATTAGGTAATGAACAACATTTAAATTTAGAGCCTATTTTTAAATCGAGAGTACAACAATTATTAGTAAACCCATTGAAAACACCGGCTAATCAACGATCTCACCACCATGAAATCTATATTGCGGTTGTTATTAAAGATGGAAAAATAAAATCAGTATTCACGCGTATGCTACAAGAGTTTTCATCATACAATGATCGTTTAACCTTCATTAAAAAAGCCAAAGAGCATGGTGAATTCTTAGCAATACGCGTAACCACAACAGCAGTAAAAAATGCACTTTCTACCACCTCTGAGGTGGAATTAAGTCAACTAGCTCAATACGCAATCCATTATGCAAGAGCATTAGAAGATGAATTATCAAGTATTGTAGGTTGTGGTGAAATCGCTGACATAACGGATGAAGTCTTAATTCGACTTGAGTTAGGGTAA
- a CDS encoding response regulator, which translates to MQIALVEDNEILNHHLSSQLKDQGHVVYSDKTASAFLQTVQKKEHIDVMIVDLGLPDFDGITLIKQIRRKEIHSPILILTARGNWQDKVEGLEAGADDYLVKPFQSEELIARLYALARRAAGFTQSKVTAENIELDIKAKTIHVDGQFLQLTSFEYDIAAYLIKNSLKIISKQQFVDALYQEDSEVQLNNIEVIISRLRKKFAAVGHNELITTVRGQGYQFQIKAK; encoded by the coding sequence ATGCAAATAGCTCTTGTTGAAGATAATGAAATCTTAAACCACCACCTGTCTAGTCAATTAAAAGATCAGGGACACGTTGTTTATTCTGATAAAACAGCCTCTGCATTTTTACAAACCGTACAAAAAAAAGAACACATTGATGTCATGATTGTTGATTTAGGTCTACCTGATTTCGACGGCATCACCCTCATCAAGCAAATTCGACGCAAAGAAATTCATAGCCCTATTCTCATACTTACCGCTCGTGGAAACTGGCAAGATAAAGTTGAAGGACTTGAGGCTGGAGCTGACGATTACCTAGTAAAACCTTTCCAATCTGAAGAATTAATAGCAAGGCTTTATGCTCTAGCAAGACGAGCGGCCGGATTTACACAATCAAAAGTAACCGCTGAAAATATTGAATTAGATATAAAAGCAAAAACCATCCATGTAGACGGTCAATTTCTACAATTAACTTCATTTGAATATGATATCGCAGCATATTTAATAAAAAACAGCTTAAAAATCATATCAAAGCAACAATTTGTTGATGCTTTATATCAAGAAGATTCTGAAGTTCAACTCAATAATATTGAAGTTATCATTTCACGTTTAAGAAAAAAATTTGCAGCCGTTGGTCATAATGAACTGATTACAACGGTACGAGGTCAGGGCTATCAGTTTCAAATAAAGGCGAAGTAA
- a CDS encoding sensor histidine kinase, which yields MKRLVQNQFRRRILFSFLAVVIGFLILNGYLRYQTARSDLITEYTLDITYQFPSIFNEMVSSNYIMPLQEGNKSQYYSSSSDDITIVICDNNDNLLWDSMQKGPPSHVENICTDLPKDENKPILIEKPSGAAFISHSMSIESNNGLPPRRVILLSRMEDKISRLHTLKLQLAIAYTTLILIAIFGVLWGYNRSFFPLNKLHIELKNIKDSEQEKLIYSYPEELEPIAKTINRLLEQQDEQSSKYKKAMDDLAHSLKTRIATCDALLYQKEPPIADIMEQLNDMDSVIQHQLKRALMGSRGISKHHTLLSPIVDKLTKMFTKVHKERHIEFISNYNDAQTLPINYNDLMEVLGNILENSYRFADTYIILSIVERSEGFNIHIENDGEPLPQDKIESVFQRGIRADEKNPGTGIGLAVCEEIISSYNGQIWFHTQDTGSRLEIFLPHQI from the coding sequence ATGAAACGTTTAGTTCAAAACCAATTTCGACGACGCATATTATTCAGTTTTTTAGCTGTCGTTATTGGTTTTTTAATACTAAACGGGTACCTTCGCTATCAGACAGCACGCTCTGACTTAATCACTGAATACACCCTTGATATCACTTATCAATTCCCATCTATTTTCAATGAAATGGTATCATCAAATTATATTATGCCATTACAAGAAGGGAATAAATCTCAGTATTACAGTTCATCGTCTGATGATATAACAATTGTTATCTGTGACAATAATGACAATTTGTTATGGGATAGCATGCAAAAAGGTCCACCTTCCCATGTAGAGAACATCTGTACTGATTTACCTAAAGATGAAAATAAGCCTATTCTCATTGAAAAACCAAGTGGTGCAGCCTTTATCTCTCATTCAATGAGTATTGAAAGTAATAATGGCCTTCCGCCTAGGCGAGTAATATTACTCAGTCGTATGGAAGATAAGATATCTCGCCTACATACACTAAAGCTCCAATTAGCTATTGCTTATACAACTCTTATTTTAATTGCCATTTTTGGGGTATTATGGGGATACAACCGCTCATTCTTCCCTTTAAATAAGCTTCATATTGAATTAAAAAATATAAAGGATAGTGAGCAAGAGAAACTTATTTATAGCTATCCTGAAGAGCTAGAGCCTATTGCCAAAACGATTAACCGATTACTTGAACAACAAGATGAACAATCAAGTAAATACAAAAAAGCAATGGATGATTTAGCACATAGTCTTAAGACTCGAATAGCGACTTGTGATGCATTGTTATATCAAAAAGAACCGCCTATTGCAGATATCATGGAACAACTCAATGATATGGACTCTGTGATACAACACCAATTGAAACGTGCGTTGATGGGCTCTAGGGGCATAAGTAAGCATCATACTTTACTCTCTCCTATTGTAGATAAACTCACTAAAATGTTTACTAAGGTTCATAAAGAGCGTCATATCGAATTCATTTCTAACTATAATGACGCGCAAACCTTACCCATTAATTACAATGACTTAATGGAAGTTCTCGGAAATATCTTAGAGAACAGTTATCGCTTTGCTGATACCTATATTATTTTATCTATTGTAGAGCGTAGTGAAGGCTTCAATATTCATATTGAAAATGATGGCGAGCCTTTACCTCAAGATAAAATTGAATCGGTATTTCAACGAGGAATTCGCGCAGATGAAAAGAACCCTGGCACGGGGATTGGACTTGCGGTATGTGAAGAGATCATATCCAGTTATAACGGACAAATCTGGTTCCATACACAAGATACTGGCTCAAGATTAGAAATATTTTTACCACATCAAATATAA
- the fusA gene encoding elongation factor G, giving the protein MTDLSKYRNIGIFAHVDAGKTTTTERILKLTGKIHKIGDTHDGSTTTDFMEQEAERGITIQSAAVSCFWNDHRLNVIDTPGHVDFTVEVYRSLKVLDGGIGVFCGSGGVEPQSETNWRYANESEVSRLIFVNKLDRMGADFFSVVDQVKKVLGATPLVMTLPIGREEDFVGVVDVLNRQAFVWDDTGLPENYEIQDIPADMVDDVEAYREELVETAVEQDDDLMEAYMEGQEPSIEELKRCIRKGTRDLAFFPTFCGSAYKNKGIQLILDAVVDYLPAPNEVEPQPLTDKDTGEETGEVAIVSADEPFRALAFKIMDDRFGALTFVRIYSGKLNKGDTVLNSATGKTERIGRMVEMQADERNELTSAQAGDIIAIVGMKNVQTGHTLCDVKHECTLEPMIFPVPVISIAVAPKDKGGSEKMGIAIGKMVAEDPSFQVETDEETGETILKGMGELHLDIKVDILKRTYGVDLVVGQPQVAYRETITQAIEDSYTHKKQSGGSGQFGKIDYRIKPGEAGTGFTFSSSVVGGNVPKEFWPAVEKGFASMMETGPLAGFPVLDVEVELFDGGFHAVDSSAIAFEIAAKGAFRQSMPKAGAQLLEPIMKVDVFTPEDHVGDVIGDLNRRRGMIKDQQAGLTGVRIKGDVPLSEMFGYIGTLRTMTSGRGQFSMEFSHYAPCPNSVAEEVIAKAKEEKAAK; this is encoded by the coding sequence ATGACTGATTTATCTAAATACAGAAACATTGGTATTTTCGCGCACGTTGATGCGGGTAAAACCACAACTACTGAACGTATCCTTAAGCTTACTGGTAAAATCCATAAGATTGGTGACACTCACGATGGTTCAACTACTACTGACTTCATGGAGCAAGAAGCTGAACGTGGTATCACAATCCAGTCAGCAGCAGTAAGCTGTTTCTGGAATGATCACCGTCTAAACGTTATCGATACTCCTGGACACGTTGACTTCACAGTTGAAGTGTACCGTTCTCTAAAAGTACTTGATGGTGGTATCGGTGTATTCTGTGGTTCTGGTGGTGTTGAACCTCAATCAGAAACTAACTGGCGTTACGCGAACGAATCAGAAGTATCTCGTCTAATCTTCGTTAACAAACTAGACCGTATGGGTGCTGATTTCTTCAGCGTTGTTGACCAAGTTAAGAAAGTACTAGGCGCAACTCCTCTAGTTATGACTCTACCAATCGGCCGCGAAGAAGATTTCGTTGGTGTTGTAGATGTTTTAAACCGTCAAGCATTTGTATGGGATGACACAGGTCTTCCTGAAAACTACGAAATCCAAGATATCCCAGCTGATATGGTTGATGACGTAGAAGCTTACCGTGAAGAGCTTGTTGAAACAGCTGTTGAACAAGACGACGACCTAATGGAAGCGTACATGGAAGGTCAAGAACCTTCTATCGAAGAGCTTAAGCGTTGTATCCGTAAAGGTACTCGTGACCTAGCGTTCTTCCCTACTTTCTGTGGTTCTGCGTACAAAAACAAAGGTATCCAACTAATCCTAGATGCTGTTGTTGATTACCTACCAGCTCCAAACGAAGTTGAGCCTCAACCTCTAACTGATAAAGATACTGGTGAAGAGACTGGCGAAGTTGCTATCGTTTCTGCAGACGAACCATTCCGTGCTCTAGCATTTAAGATCATGGATGACCGTTTCGGTGCTCTAACTTTCGTACGTATCTACTCTGGTAAACTGAATAAGGGCGATACAGTTCTTAACTCAGCAACTGGTAAAACTGAGCGTATCGGCCGTATGGTTGAGATGCAAGCTGATGAGCGTAACGAATTAACTTCAGCTCAAGCTGGTGACATCATCGCTATCGTTGGTATGAAAAACGTACAAACTGGTCACACTCTATGTGATGTTAAACACGAATGTACTCTTGAACCAATGATCTTCCCTGTTCCAGTAATCTCTATCGCTGTTGCTCCAAAAGACAAAGGCGGTTCTGAGAAAATGGGTATCGCGATCGGTAAAATGGTTGCAGAAGATCCATCTTTCCAAGTTGAGACTGATGAAGAAACAGGTGAAACAATTCTTAAAGGTATGGGTGAACTTCACCTAGACATTAAGGTTGATATCCTTAAGCGTACTTACGGTGTAGACCTAGTTGTTGGTCAACCACAAGTTGCTTACCGTGAAACTATCACTCAAGCAATTGAAGATAGCTACACGCATAAGAAACAATCTGGTGGTTCTGGTCAATTCGGTAAGATCGATTACCGTATCAAACCAGGTGAAGCAGGTACTGGCTTTACGTTCTCATCTTCAGTTGTTGGTGGTAACGTACCTAAAGAATTCTGGCCTGCAGTTGAGAAAGGTTTCGCATCTATGATGGAAACTGGTCCTCTAGCTGGCTTCCCAGTACTAGACGTTGAAGTTGAACTATTCGACGGTGGCTTCCACGCAGTGGATTCATCTGCAATCGCATTTGAAATCGCAGCTAAAGGCGCATTCCGTCAATCTATGCCTAAAGCAGGTGCTCAACTTCTAGAACCAATCATGAAAGTTGACGTATTCACTCCTGAAGATCACGTTGGTGATGTTATCGGTGACCTTAACCGTCGTCGTGGTATGATCAAAGATCAACAAGCTGGTCTAACTGGCGTACGTATCAAGGGTGATGTACCTCTTTCTGAAATGTTCGGTTACATCGGTACTCTACGTACAATGACTTCTGGTCGTGGTCAGTTCTCTATGGAGTTCTCTCACTACGCACCATGTCCAAACAGCGTTGCTGAAGAAGTAATCGCTAAAGCTAAAGAAGAGAAAGCGGCTAAGTAA
- the tadF gene encoding tight adherence pilus pseudopilin TadF, whose product MNDRNLKSKQRGIFSIEFAIVGICFSLLLAFSGDVIIKLSIKGKLDRLSYSLVNVLKERTQLYGMDYQLTSEEVDSLNKIAKNSLSRTFGNFDANKYGMLVEELSFSEVAVPNPVISEHRGAETCHVNKSIGQLKELTVLSVRGRTMPLYRVALCYESDNWFGDLVDKSYTTVMSDSIVIGR is encoded by the coding sequence ATGAACGATCGCAATTTGAAATCTAAACAACGTGGGATTTTTAGTATTGAATTCGCGATTGTTGGTATCTGCTTTAGTTTACTTCTCGCTTTTAGCGGGGATGTGATTATTAAGTTATCCATAAAAGGTAAATTGGATCGTCTTTCTTATTCTTTGGTTAATGTACTAAAAGAGCGAACTCAGCTTTATGGTATGGACTATCAATTAACATCTGAAGAAGTAGACAGCTTAAATAAGATAGCAAAAAACTCACTTTCAAGAACGTTTGGTAATTTTGATGCTAATAAATACGGCATGTTAGTAGAGGAACTGAGTTTTTCTGAAGTGGCTGTGCCTAATCCAGTAATTAGTGAACATCGTGGTGCAGAAACATGTCATGTAAATAAATCTATCGGTCAGTTAAAAGAACTTACCGTGCTTAGTGTAAGAGGGCGAACTATGCCTCTGTATCGTGTAGCGCTTTGCTATGAAAGTGATAACTGGTTTGGTGATTTGGTAGATAAAAGCTATACCACGGTGATGTCTGATTCTATTGTTATTGGTCGATGA
- a CDS encoding OmpA family protein, which translates to MKKICVLLALFSANVLSAEKNHNQDFNQLLDYYCGTESVEFQEQITIGEGKQILFHQGPFMQVNTELPPDVIKRTFSNAMQQANLSNQCSEYLLSYAEVVEDNVEQKLFARVLFNFDQYSLTERSKYILQSVTEKLETQKDTVLLNGHTDNKGRENYNINLGLARSNSVKAFLLAQGASKEQLESYSFGEQQPIDDNTTLEGQHHNRRVDIEKKVDETH; encoded by the coding sequence ATGAAAAAAATATGTGTGTTATTGGCTTTATTTTCTGCCAATGTTTTATCTGCCGAGAAAAATCATAACCAAGATTTTAATCAGTTACTTGATTATTATTGTGGAACTGAGAGTGTTGAGTTTCAGGAACAAATAACCATTGGTGAAGGAAAGCAAATCTTGTTTCATCAAGGACCATTTATGCAAGTAAATACTGAATTACCGCCTGATGTTATTAAGCGAACATTCAGTAATGCAATGCAACAAGCAAATCTGAGTAATCAGTGCAGTGAGTACTTATTAAGCTATGCTGAAGTCGTTGAGGATAATGTAGAACAAAAATTATTTGCTCGAGTACTATTTAATTTTGATCAATACTCTTTAACGGAACGTTCAAAGTATATTCTTCAAAGCGTAACGGAAAAACTAGAGACACAAAAAGATACGGTGTTACTTAATGGTCACACTGATAATAAAGGCAGAGAGAACTACAATATTAATTTAGGGTTAGCTCGTTCAAATAGCGTAAAAGCATTTTTATTGGCTCAAGGTGCTAGCAAAGAGCAGTTAGAATCTTATTCATTTGGAGAGCAACAGCCGATTGATGACAATACTACATTGGAAGGTCAGCACCATAATCGTCGAGTTGATATTGAGAAAAAAGTAGATGAAACTCATTGA
- a CDS encoding pilus assembly protein TadG-related protein: MKLKKQQSGHAAILFVMCIPVLFGVFTLASDGARALQSKARLEDAAEAAVLAVSAYGEEDEVSTQTGKDYVAHYMHDMSNLVDIKVEKLECSELPECTADDNDRPFVEYQVSGRTKHTSWFPGNDVTVGFGESFDVTGMSKARKFQSSQPMDITFILDFSGSMNYDWEGHAPSYMEEEVPKVPGRYSPPSRLSDLKDVVQMVTDELQVYNNSTTGPKHRVAMTGYNRRTVNESSNGKFVIRDQRITKYNSDGYDAGDTFYPKKTINKQFMVKGAAARVPNGDEKAEFTDIMYTSDFASFNHKIKSFEAFGGTASLQGIIRASQIVSYHITNDGEEANPKQLIIILSDGEDFNHYLGQTETLVDYGMCDNLRNAIEGGPVSSEDNKADKIVFSSGSSSGLPTNTGEAPSVRIAMIGFGDGYDIHANTGLLNCVGEENAFSANNKDEILNLIMSLVSEEVGHLAQ, from the coding sequence ATGAAATTAAAAAAACAACAATCAGGCCACGCCGCTATTTTATTTGTTATGTGCATTCCTGTTTTATTTGGCGTTTTTACATTAGCGTCGGATGGTGCAAGAGCCTTGCAATCAAAAGCTCGATTAGAAGACGCTGCGGAGGCTGCCGTATTAGCCGTTTCTGCATATGGTGAAGAGGATGAAGTTTCAACGCAAACCGGCAAAGACTATGTCGCCCACTACATGCACGATATGTCGAATTTAGTAGATATTAAGGTGGAGAAGCTTGAATGTTCAGAACTACCTGAATGCACTGCTGATGATAATGATAGACCCTTTGTTGAGTATCAAGTCTCTGGAAGAACAAAACATACATCATGGTTTCCTGGTAATGATGTAACCGTTGGATTTGGTGAATCATTTGATGTTACAGGCATGTCTAAAGCGCGTAAGTTTCAAAGCAGTCAGCCTATGGATATCACTTTTATTCTCGATTTTTCCGGGTCTATGAATTACGACTGGGAAGGGCATGCTCCGTCTTATATGGAAGAAGAGGTTCCAAAAGTTCCGGGGCGTTATTCACCTCCATCACGATTGAGTGATTTAAAAGATGTGGTTCAAATGGTGACAGATGAACTGCAAGTTTATAACAACTCAACGACAGGCCCAAAGCATCGTGTCGCAATGACAGGTTATAACCGTCGAACGGTTAACGAATCGAGTAATGGTAAGTTTGTTATAAGAGATCAGCGGATCACTAAATATAACTCTGATGGCTATGACGCAGGTGATACGTTTTATCCTAAGAAAACCATTAATAAGCAATTTATGGTTAAAGGGGCTGCTGCTAGGGTTCCTAATGGCGATGAGAAAGCTGAGTTTACCGATATTATGTACACCTCTGATTTTGCTTCGTTTAATCATAAAATTAAATCATTTGAAGCCTTTGGTGGCACAGCATCACTACAAGGAATTATTCGAGCAAGCCAGATTGTCTCTTACCATATAACTAATGATGGTGAAGAAGCCAACCCTAAGCAGTTAATTATTATTTTATCTGATGGTGAGGATTTTAATCACTATTTAGGACAAACAGAAACCTTAGTAGATTATGGTATGTGTGACAATTTACGTAATGCCATTGAAGGTGGTCCTGTATCTTCTGAAGATAATAAAGCAGATAAAATTGTTTTCTCTAGTGGTAGTAGCTCAGGGTTACCGACGAATACAGGTGAAGCTCCTAGTGTAAGAATTGCAATGATTGGCTTTGGTGATGGCTATGATATTCATGCTAATACTGGGCTGCTAAATTGTGTGGGAGAAGAGAACGCATTTAGTGCAAATAATAAAGATGAAATTTTAAATTTAATTATGTCATTGGTATCAGAAGAAGTCGGGCATTTAGCTCAATAA